A region of Clostridium acetobutylicum ATCC 824 DNA encodes the following proteins:
- the greA gene encoding transcription elongation factor GreA translates to MSSKILTESGKKKLEEELEYLKTVKRAEIKEALKFARSQGDLSENADYSAAKDDQSMNETRIQEIEDILKSCTVVESSENENVFDLNKKALVKFCDTDETEEVTLVSSVESDIKNMKVSIDSPLGKALYKSELNKRTLVQSPDGSYEVEVLKIL, encoded by the coding sequence ATGAGTAGTAAAATTTTAACCGAATCCGGAAAAAAGAAACTTGAAGAAGAACTTGAATACCTAAAGACCGTAAAAAGAGCAGAGATTAAAGAAGCATTAAAATTTGCTCGTTCTCAAGGTGATTTAAGTGAAAATGCTGATTATAGTGCAGCAAAAGACGACCAGTCAATGAATGAAACAAGAATTCAAGAAATTGAAGATATACTAAAAAGCTGTACTGTAGTTGAAAGCTCTGAAAATGAAAATGTATTTGATTTAAATAAAAAAGCATTAGTTAAATTTTGTGATACAGATGAAACAGAAGAGGTTACATTGGTAAGTTCTGTTGAATCAGATATTAAAAACATGAAGGTAAGTATTGACTCTCCTCTTGGAAAGGCTTTATATAAGTCAGAATTAAATAAAAGAACTCTAGTTCAGTCACCTGATGGTAGTTACGAAGTAGAGGTACTGAAAATCCTATAA